A portion of the Pseudoalteromonas luteoviolacea genome contains these proteins:
- a CDS encoding TlpA family protein disulfide reductase, which translates to MTFKPASILWFLLAAPFGAAAISPFYQLKLTPITANAPSDLSAYRGQVLIVMLVQPDCSWCKKQHKLLTRLAEQQPNPCQDLAVMMMATGGGRHTLKRAMNRYQSHFPITTLPNKLAQSLTVKSAPQLFILDSEGALVTYHIGFMPEHALRSALNGLMTKAHCEA; encoded by the coding sequence ATGACTTTTAAACCAGCCTCAATACTTTGGTTTTTACTTGCAGCGCCTTTTGGCGCTGCGGCAATAAGCCCTTTCTACCAATTAAAGCTCACACCTATCACAGCAAATGCGCCAAGCGACTTATCCGCCTACCGAGGTCAAGTACTCATAGTCATGCTCGTACAACCGGATTGCAGCTGGTGTAAAAAACAACACAAACTACTTACACGCCTCGCGGAACAACAACCGAACCCTTGCCAAGATCTGGCCGTAATGATGATGGCAACAGGAGGCGGCAGACATACTCTAAAAAGAGCGATGAATCGCTATCAAAGTCACTTCCCCATCACCACCTTGCCCAATAAGTTGGCGCAGTCATTGACCGTAAAAAGCGCACCGCAGCTGTTTATATTAGATAGTGAGGGAGCATTAGTAACTTATCATATTGGCTTTATGCCGGAACATGCTTTACGAAGTGCTTTGAATGGGTTGATGACAAAAGCGCACTGTGAGGCGTAG